A single region of the Parasphingorhabdus litoris DSM 22379 genome encodes:
- a CDS encoding putative bifunctional diguanylate cyclase/phosphodiesterase, which translates to MSEENNIKSANKHAVSARRDVVTSVIVIFAILMFVGTGGTVITEAIASLSGYGGGTDKMLVSAFLLNIALILFGWRRYRDLSAEVVERTAAEELAHSLAATDPLTGFLNRRTLTDKTTEMIATAQRKGKSTAFLMLDLDNFKTVNDVHGHSAGDIVLKEVAARISNVIPPNNLLARLGGDEFACAFVFDPDQPELVDRIADDLIDSIAMPILENGNHLVVTTSIGISRFDAETAGVDVLMRRADIAMYSAKKQGRNRFCWFDVTMEQELQTRNTIESGMRKGIPAGEFVPYYEQQIDLATGKLTGFEMLARWESPTQGLVSPEVFIPIAEETGMIGDLSLSVMRKCFEDAKNWDPSLSVAVNISPIQLLDPWLAQKIVKLLVETGFQANRLEIEITESSLFENLSLAQSIVGSLKNQGIRIALDDFGTGYSSLAHLRALPFDRIKIDRSFVTSILENPESAAIVKAITSLGESLGMPITAEGIEDKAIEDELRNIGCSKGQGWHYGRPLSTQQLRKVLAERNLLPKPPEASSDENEAQTDEQRKAG; encoded by the coding sequence ATGTCGGAAGAGAATAACATAAAGTCCGCCAATAAACATGCCGTTTCTGCACGGCGTGATGTTGTGACCAGCGTAATCGTAATCTTCGCGATATTGATGTTTGTTGGGACCGGCGGCACAGTTATTACCGAGGCTATCGCCTCACTTTCCGGCTATGGCGGTGGAACCGACAAAATGCTGGTTTCTGCCTTTTTGCTCAACATTGCCCTCATTTTATTTGGCTGGCGCCGCTATCGCGATCTATCGGCAGAGGTGGTTGAGCGCACGGCAGCCGAAGAACTGGCGCATTCTCTTGCCGCTACAGATCCACTCACCGGGTTTCTCAATCGTCGGACGTTAACCGACAAAACAACAGAAATGATCGCAACAGCGCAACGTAAAGGTAAAAGCACAGCTTTCCTGATGCTGGACCTCGACAATTTCAAGACTGTCAATGACGTACATGGCCATAGCGCAGGCGACATTGTATTGAAGGAAGTGGCTGCGCGCATTTCCAATGTCATTCCGCCCAATAATCTGCTTGCACGGCTTGGCGGTGACGAATTCGCATGTGCTTTTGTTTTCGACCCTGATCAACCGGAATTGGTAGATCGCATTGCAGATGATTTGATCGACAGCATTGCCATGCCTATTTTGGAAAACGGCAACCATCTGGTTGTTACAACATCCATTGGCATATCGCGCTTCGACGCGGAAACAGCGGGTGTCGATGTGCTGATGCGCCGCGCCGATATCGCAATGTACAGCGCCAAAAAACAGGGACGGAACCGGTTCTGCTGGTTTGATGTTACGATGGAGCAAGAGCTGCAAACCCGCAACACGATAGAATCGGGTATGCGCAAAGGCATTCCGGCAGGTGAATTTGTGCCTTATTATGAACAGCAAATTGATCTCGCTACCGGCAAGCTAACAGGTTTTGAAATGCTCGCACGCTGGGAATCACCGACACAAGGCCTTGTGTCACCTGAGGTTTTCATTCCTATTGCGGAAGAAACCGGGATGATTGGCGATCTGTCGCTCAGCGTCATGCGCAAATGTTTTGAAGATGCGAAAAACTGGGACCCAAGCCTGTCTGTCGCCGTCAATATTTCACCGATACAGTTGCTCGACCCTTGGTTAGCGCAGAAAATAGTGAAACTGCTCGTAGAAACGGGCTTCCAGGCAAATCGCCTTGAAATCGAGATTACGGAAAGTTCTTTGTTTGAAAATCTCAGCCTTGCGCAATCGATTGTGGGCAGTCTGAAAAACCAGGGTATTCGCATTGCCCTGGATGACTTCGGGACCGGTTATAGTTCGTTGGCGCACCTTCGCGCATTGCCATTTGATCGGATCAAAATTGATCGCAGTTTTGTAACATCGATCCTGGAAAACCCTGAAAGCGCGGCCATTGTCAAAGCGATTACCAGCCTGGGTGAAAGCTTGGGCATGCCGATTACGGCAGAGGGAATTGAAGACAAGGCCATTGAAGACGAATTACGTAACATTGGCTGCTCCAAGGGCCAAGGCTGGCACTATGGTCGCCCACTTTCGACGCAGCAACTCCGCAAGGTGTTGGCTGAACGAAACCTGCTGCCAAAACCGCCGGAAGCCAGTTCAGACGAAAACGAGG
- the ffh gene encoding signal recognition particle protein, with translation MFDKLSDRLGGVFDKLRGRGALKEEDVRGAMREVRIALLEADVALPVVKEFVEKVTEQAVGQSVLKSITPGQQVVKIVNDGLADMLGADVSGLELAVAPPAIIMMVGLQGSGKTTTTAKIAKRLKDKENKKVMMASLDVNRPAAQEQLAVLGEQINAATLPIVEGQQPVEIAKRALQAAKLQGFDVLMLDTAGRLHVDQQLMDEMKAVADVSKPQETLLVVDALTGQDAVNVASNFSEQVDLSGVILTRMDGDARGGAALSMRAVTGKPIKFVGIGEKIDALEEFHPERVAGRILGMGDVVSLVEKAAATVDKEESEALAEKMAKGQFDLNDLRSQLRQMTKMGGLGALASMMPGMKKAKAAMAGGAMDDKVLVRMDAIIGSMTKEERVRPGLLNAKRKVRVAKGSGTTVQDVNKLLKMHQEMSKAMKKIKKMGGMKGLMSMFGGGGGAAGAGMGGQAGGMPGLPDMSPGGLPPDLANLLNKKK, from the coding sequence ATGTTTGACAAGTTAAGCGACCGGCTCGGCGGCGTCTTTGACAAACTGCGTGGCCGCGGGGCGCTAAAAGAAGAAGATGTTCGCGGCGCGATGCGCGAAGTGCGGATTGCGTTGCTGGAGGCCGATGTTGCGCTTCCGGTTGTAAAGGAATTTGTTGAGAAGGTTACCGAACAGGCTGTCGGTCAGTCGGTTCTCAAATCAATCACGCCGGGACAGCAGGTCGTCAAAATCGTCAATGACGGTCTGGCGGATATGCTGGGTGCAGACGTCAGTGGCCTCGAACTCGCGGTCGCACCGCCAGCCATCATCATGATGGTCGGTCTGCAGGGTTCCGGTAAGACAACTACGACGGCCAAGATCGCCAAGCGGCTGAAAGATAAAGAGAATAAGAAGGTCATGATGGCCTCGCTCGACGTCAATCGCCCTGCAGCACAAGAACAACTGGCGGTATTGGGCGAGCAGATTAATGCTGCCACGCTGCCAATTGTTGAAGGCCAGCAACCGGTCGAAATAGCCAAACGCGCGCTACAGGCTGCGAAATTGCAGGGTTTCGACGTGCTGATGCTCGATACCGCAGGCCGTCTGCATGTCGATCAGCAACTGATGGACGAGATGAAGGCGGTTGCCGATGTCTCCAAACCGCAGGAAACCTTGCTGGTTGTTGATGCTTTGACCGGTCAGGATGCGGTGAACGTTGCATCCAACTTCTCCGAACAGGTTGATCTCAGCGGTGTGATTCTCACCCGTATGGACGGCGATGCCCGCGGCGGTGCAGCGCTTTCAATGCGGGCGGTTACCGGCAAGCCGATTAAATTTGTCGGCATTGGCGAGAAAATTGACGCGCTGGAGGAATTTCACCCAGAGCGTGTTGCTGGCCGTATTTTGGGCATGGGCGATGTTGTCAGCCTGGTGGAAAAAGCCGCTGCAACGGTCGACAAAGAAGAATCCGAAGCGCTGGCCGAGAAAATGGCCAAAGGTCAATTTGACCTGAATGACTTGCGCTCGCAACTGCGCCAGATGACCAAAATGGGTGGTCTCGGTGCGTTAGCCTCAATGATGCCGGGCATGAAGAAGGCCAAGGCAGCGATGGCGGGAGGCGCGATGGACGACAAAGTTCTGGTGCGCATGGATGCGATTATCGGTTCGATGACCAAGGAAGAACGGGTGCGCCCGGGCTTGCTCAACGCCAAGCGCAAGGTGCGCGTGGCCAAGGGGTCTGGCACCACGGTGCAGGACGTAAACAAGCTCCTGAAAATGCATCAGGAAATGTCCAAGGCGATGAAAAAGATCAAGAAAATGGGCGGTATGAAGGGTTTAATGTCGATGTTTGGCGGTGGCGGCGGTGCTGCTGGTGCGGGCATGGGCGGCCAAGCGGGCGGCATGCCTGGGCTGCCGGACATGTCACCCGGCGGTTTGCCACCTGATCTTGCAAATTTATTGAATAAGAAGAAATAG
- the rpsP gene encoding 30S ribosomal protein S16, producing MSVAMRMARGGSKKRPYYKIVIADVRAPRDGKFIERIGSYNPLLAKDDEKRVVLDVDRAKHWLSVGAKPSDRVARFLDAAGLMKREARNNPNKGKPGEKATERAEEKAEKAAAAEEAAKEAAAAPAEEAPAEEAAAEAPAAEEAAADALAEEAKAEEAPAEEAPAAEEATEEKSEG from the coding sequence ATGTCAGTAGCAATGAGAATGGCCCGTGGTGGCTCCAAGAAACGTCCTTATTACAAGATCGTGATCGCCGATGTGCGTGCACCGCGTGATGGTAAATTCATCGAGCGTATCGGTAGCTATAACCCGCTGCTCGCCAAAGATGACGAAAAGCGCGTTGTTCTGGACGTTGATCGTGCGAAACATTGGTTGAGCGTTGGCGCCAAGCCGTCAGACCGTGTTGCTCGTTTCCTCGATGCCGCTGGCTTGATGAAGCGCGAAGCACGCAACAACCCGAATAAGGGTAAGCCAGGCGAGAAAGCGACCGAGCGCGCTGAAGAAAAAGCGGAAAAAGCTGCTGCTGCAGAAGAAGCTGCCAAGGAAGCGGCTGCCGCTCCTGCTGAAGAAGCGCCAGCAGAGGAAGCTGCAGCCGAAGCACCAGCTGCTGAAGAAGCGGCTGCTGATGCCCTTGCCGAGGAAGCGAAAGCCGAAGAAGCACCCGCTGAAGAGGCACCAGCTGCTGAGGAAGCAACTGAAGAAAAGTCCGAGGGTTAA
- the rimM gene encoding ribosome maturation factor RimM (Essential for efficient processing of 16S rRNA) — protein MATVDPDTSVPLAVIIGAHGVTGEVRLKLFCETLDSLKQHKAYNDGALTLKSVKPHKMGAIARFAEITDRNLAEAARGTELAIPRSSLPALDEDEFYHIDIIGLRCVSDNGEELGKIFAIYEFGAGDVIEIERASGKKFMIPVGAIDMRNDPAIVLSEFVEP, from the coding sequence TTGGCCACTGTTGATCCGGACACGTCCGTCCCCCTGGCCGTCATCATTGGCGCGCACGGGGTGACGGGCGAGGTCCGGCTCAAACTATTCTGCGAGACACTTGATAGTCTAAAGCAGCACAAAGCCTATAATGATGGCGCCTTGACGCTCAAATCGGTCAAGCCGCATAAAATGGGCGCGATAGCCCGATTTGCCGAAATTACCGATCGCAATTTAGCCGAGGCCGCGCGCGGCACCGAACTGGCCATCCCCCGCTCATCTTTGCCAGCGCTGGATGAGGACGAATTCTACCATATCGACATCATTGGTCTGCGCTGCGTCTCCGACAATGGCGAGGAACTGGGCAAGATATTTGCCATCTACGAATTTGGCGCCGGCGATGTGATCGAAATTGAACGTGCCAGCGGCAAGAAATTCATGATTCCAGTGGGCGCGATCGATATGCGCAATGATCCTGCGATCGTGCTATCGGAATTTGTCGAACCATGA
- the trmD gene encoding tRNA (guanosine(37)-N1)-methyltransferase TrmD, translated as MTFTAQILTLYPEMFPGPLGTSLAGRALEDGKWACNPIQMRDFATDKHKSVDDTPAGGGAGMVLRADVMASAVDHALEQLPDAPILAMNPRGKPLKQARVRELASGSGVTILCGRFEGFDERIFDARPIEEVSIGDYILSGGEMGAFVLLDACIRLLPGVMGAASSGDDESFETGLLEYPQYTRPQKWEGRIIPEVLRSGDHAKIAAWRKQRAEEDTRLRRPDLWEHHRDAPDQSPSGAQEENKE; from the coding sequence ATGACCTTCACCGCCCAAATCCTGACCCTTTATCCGGAAATGTTTCCCGGACCGCTCGGCACATCACTGGCGGGCAGGGCGCTGGAAGACGGCAAATGGGCCTGCAATCCCATCCAGATGCGCGACTTTGCCACCGACAAGCATAAATCCGTTGATGATACTCCGGCGGGTGGCGGTGCGGGTATGGTTTTGCGGGCTGACGTCATGGCGTCGGCGGTCGATCATGCGTTGGAACAGCTACCAGATGCCCCGATCTTGGCGATGAACCCGCGCGGAAAACCGCTAAAACAGGCGCGTGTCCGGGAATTGGCTTCCGGTTCGGGCGTCACCATCCTCTGCGGTCGCTTCGAAGGATTTGACGAACGGATTTTCGATGCACGGCCGATTGAAGAGGTTTCGATTGGCGATTATATCCTCTCTGGCGGCGAAATGGGTGCTTTTGTGCTTTTAGACGCTTGCATTCGGCTGCTTCCCGGGGTAATGGGCGCGGCTTCTAGCGGAGATGATGAAAGTTTCGAAACCGGACTTTTGGAATATCCGCAGTATACCCGGCCTCAGAAATGGGAAGGGCGCATTATCCCTGAAGTCTTGCGATCGGGGGATCATGCGAAAATCGCTGCTTGGCGGAAACAAAGGGCAGAGGAAGATACACGGCTAAGGCGGCCCGATTTATGGGAGCATCACAGGGATGCTCCGGATCAGTCGCCCTCTGGTGCGCAGGAAGAGAATAAGGAATAG
- the rplS gene encoding 50S ribosomal protein L19 yields the protein MNLIQTLEKEAVEAFAADKDIPEFRAGDTLRIGVRVVEGTRTRTQNFEGVCIARTNRGMGSSFTVRKISFGEGVERVFPLYSPNIESITVVRRGVVRRAKLYYLRGRTGKRARIAERRVNQPAKGAEAK from the coding sequence ATGAACCTGATTCAGACACTGGAAAAAGAAGCTGTCGAAGCATTCGCAGCTGACAAAGATATCCCCGAATTTCGCGCTGGCGATACGCTGCGCATTGGTGTTCGCGTTGTTGAAGGCACCCGGACACGTACCCAGAATTTTGAAGGTGTGTGCATTGCACGGACCAATCGCGGCATGGGCTCCAGCTTCACCGTACGGAAAATCTCCTTCGGCGAAGGTGTTGAGCGTGTGTTCCCGCTTTACTCACCGAATATTGAATCGATTACAGTGGTACGCCGCGGTGTCGTTCGTCGTGCTAAACTTTACTATCTGCGCGGCCGTACAGGTAAACGGGCCCGTATTGCGGAACGCCGCGTGAACCAGCCAGCCAAAGGCGCTGAAGCAAAGTAA
- a CDS encoding aspartate-semialdehyde dehydrogenase has protein sequence MGYKVAVVGATGNVGREMLTILSEREFPIDELAAVASSRSQGTEIEIGDTGKMLKVQNIDHFDFSGWDMALFAAGSGPTKEYAPKAAAAGCVVIDNSSLYRMDPDVPLIVPEVNPDAIEGYKARNIIANPNCSTAQMVVALKPLHDAAKIKRVVVSTYQSVSGAGKGGMDELFEQSRAIFVGDPKENQVFTKQIAFNVIPHIDVFLDDGSTKEEWKMVVETKKILDPKIKLTATCVRVPVFVGHSEAINIEFENEISAKQAQEILREAPGIMLVDKREDEGYTTPVECVGDSATYISRVREDPTVDNGLIIWCVSDNLRKGAALNAVQIAELLGRKHLQKG, from the coding sequence ATGGGTTACAAAGTTGCAGTTGTTGGCGCGACCGGAAATGTCGGGCGCGAAATGCTGACCATCCTCTCCGAGCGCGAATTCCCGATTGATGAGCTCGCCGCCGTGGCGTCTTCGCGGTCGCAGGGTACTGAGATTGAGATTGGCGACACCGGCAAGATGCTCAAGGTGCAGAATATCGACCATTTCGACTTTTCCGGATGGGATATGGCGCTTTTCGCTGCTGGATCCGGTCCGACCAAGGAATATGCGCCTAAAGCCGCTGCTGCAGGCTGTGTGGTGATCGACAATAGCTCGCTCTATCGGATGGATCCCGACGTGCCGCTGATCGTGCCCGAAGTGAACCCGGATGCGATTGAAGGCTATAAGGCGCGCAACATCATCGCGAACCCCAATTGTTCGACTGCACAGATGGTCGTGGCGCTAAAGCCTCTTCATGATGCCGCGAAAATCAAGCGCGTTGTTGTATCCACCTACCAGTCCGTATCTGGCGCTGGCAAAGGCGGCATGGACGAACTGTTTGAACAGTCTCGCGCCATTTTCGTTGGTGATCCCAAGGAGAACCAGGTCTTCACCAAGCAAATCGCGTTTAACGTGATCCCGCATATCGACGTCTTCCTCGACGATGGTTCGACCAAGGAAGAGTGGAAGATGGTCGTCGAGACCAAGAAAATTCTCGATCCCAAGATCAAGCTCACCGCAACCTGCGTGCGTGTGCCAGTTTTCGTCGGTCATAGTGAGGCGATCAATATCGAGTTCGAGAACGAGATTTCCGCCAAACAGGCACAGGAAATTCTCCGCGAGGCACCGGGCATCATGTTGGTCGATAAGCGCGAGGACGAGGGCTATACGACCCCGGTAGAATGCGTCGGCGACAGCGCCACCTATATCAGCCGAGTCCGCGAAGATCCGACCGTGGACAACGGCCTGATCATCTGGTGTGTATCGGACAACCTGCGCAAGGGTGCGGCGCTGAATGCGGTGCAGATTGCGGAATTGCTGGGACGGAAGCATTTGCAAAAAGGATAG
- a CDS encoding 2-hydroxychromene-2-carboxylate isomerase gives MTLKADVYWSFRSPYSYLATRRYVALTEKYDLSINQRFVYPLAIRDPDFFEKNHPNWLGYTFRDIFRVAQFMDIPMAPPNPDPIVQDIATRKIAEDQPHIFLLTRMGQAAARRGKGLEFADEVSRLIWGGVQGWNEGDHLAQAAVRAGLDLAELKAEAEASAEELDSEVAANQNALEAAGHWGVPTLVFEGEPFFGQDRIELAVWRMEQKGLAER, from the coding sequence ATGACATTAAAAGCAGACGTATATTGGTCCTTTCGATCGCCCTATAGCTATCTCGCCACACGCCGTTATGTCGCGCTGACAGAGAAATATGATCTCTCTATCAACCAACGCTTTGTCTATCCGTTGGCAATCCGCGATCCGGATTTTTTCGAGAAAAACCATCCCAATTGGCTGGGTTATACATTTCGCGATATTTTCCGCGTTGCACAATTTATGGACATTCCGATGGCACCGCCTAATCCTGATCCGATTGTTCAGGATATTGCGACCCGAAAGATTGCCGAGGATCAACCGCATATCTTTTTGCTCACACGGATGGGGCAAGCGGCCGCAAGGCGTGGAAAGGGTCTGGAATTTGCTGATGAAGTCTCCCGTTTGATCTGGGGCGGGGTGCAAGGCTGGAATGAGGGTGATCATCTGGCGCAAGCGGCCGTGCGGGCCGGACTTGACCTTGCAGAGTTGAAAGCGGAGGCAGAAGCCAGCGCAGAAGAACTGGACAGCGAAGTTGCGGCGAACCAGAATGCACTGGAAGCTGCGGGCCATTGGGGCGTGCCGACTTTGGTGTTCGAGGGCGAACCGTTTTTCGGACAGGACCGGATCGAACTGGCGGTCTGGCGAATGGAACAAAAGGGCCTTGCCGAGCGCTGA
- a CDS encoding GFA family protein, whose protein sequence is MEGVLTGGCLCGAVRYELKPGFRMRPYACHCTDCQRRTGSAFSLHMGIMAKDLTIEGELNEGTFVQPSGAISTIAGCAKCMSRIYAANDRRAGLASIRVGTLDDAKNMSPAAHFWVSSKQPWITIPEDIPTLETQPQSSQEWLQYVGPE, encoded by the coding sequence ATGGAGGGCGTATTAACCGGTGGCTGCTTATGTGGCGCAGTGCGTTATGAACTGAAACCCGGTTTCAGAATGCGGCCCTATGCTTGTCATTGCACCGATTGCCAGCGTCGAACCGGAAGCGCATTCAGTCTGCACATGGGTATCATGGCGAAAGACCTGACGATCGAAGGTGAACTGAACGAAGGGACGTTCGTACAACCCAGTGGAGCTATCAGCACCATAGCGGGCTGTGCGAAATGTATGAGCCGAATTTATGCGGCAAATGATCGAAGAGCCGGTCTGGCCAGTATTCGCGTTGGGACGCTTGATGATGCCAAGAATATGAGCCCGGCCGCCCATTTCTGGGTCTCCAGCAAACAGCCCTGGATCACTATTCCCGAAGACATTCCCACTCTCGAAACGCAGCCGCAATCCAGCCAAGAATGGTTGCAATATGTTGGCCCTGAATGA
- a CDS encoding GFA family protein, translating into MSDTQAGGCQCGAVRYTFDCPIPSAYACHCGECKKQSASAFSMSIPMDYGALTVTGSPKLFETTAYSGKRKYNYFCGECGTRLWHSGTNPPTAVTLKVGTLDHSADIVPVGHLWVSKKQPGILLDPEVDQYQTQPDDVIAWRNNLGR; encoded by the coding sequence ATGAGTGATACACAAGCCGGCGGCTGCCAATGCGGCGCAGTACGCTACACGTTCGACTGCCCTATACCATCCGCTTATGCTTGCCATTGCGGCGAATGCAAGAAGCAGAGTGCGAGCGCCTTTTCGATGTCCATTCCGATGGATTATGGTGCTTTGACGGTAACTGGCTCGCCGAAGCTGTTTGAAACAACCGCGTATAGTGGAAAGCGAAAATATAACTATTTCTGTGGGGAGTGCGGGACGCGGCTTTGGCACAGCGGAACCAATCCGCCGACGGCCGTTACTCTGAAAGTTGGAACTCTGGATCACTCTGCGGACATTGTGCCGGTTGGTCACTTGTGGGTTTCCAAGAAACAGCCCGGTATTCTATTGGACCCCGAAGTGGATCAATATCAGACACAGCCAGACGATGTGATCGCTTGGCGCAACAATTTGGGGCGATGA
- a CDS encoding alpha/beta fold hydrolase, translating into MAQQFGAMMVDVKSWDFSSFDGITLKIHEVGQGKPVILLHGLFSNAETNWIKFGHAGTLAEAGYRVIMPDLRAHGHSAAPHTADAYPSDVLIKDALALIEHLDLPDYHLGGFSLGARTTAKLLTTDIAPGRAILAGMGLEGLAGWDKRQGFFLKAIELRDTAKRGDPHWMAIQFMKSQKIDTVAAAHLLKTFSDMEPDAIEMITTPTLVLCGSEDRDNGDPEALANLLPHGHHVAVPGTHMSSVTKPEMAQEMLRFLSADI; encoded by the coding sequence TTGGCGCAACAATTTGGGGCGATGATGGTGGACGTGAAGAGTTGGGACTTCTCCTCCTTTGATGGAATAACATTGAAAATCCATGAAGTGGGGCAGGGGAAACCGGTCATCCTGCTGCACGGGTTATTTTCCAATGCGGAGACCAACTGGATCAAATTTGGTCATGCAGGAACCTTGGCGGAGGCGGGTTACCGGGTGATCATGCCAGACCTTCGCGCACATGGGCACAGCGCGGCTCCGCATACGGCGGATGCTTATCCATCAGATGTGCTCATAAAAGATGCCTTGGCGCTGATCGAACATCTCGATCTGCCGGATTATCATCTGGGTGGTTTCTCCCTGGGCGCCCGGACAACCGCGAAACTCCTCACTACCGATATCGCGCCGGGACGCGCGATCCTCGCGGGCATGGGGCTAGAGGGCTTGGCAGGCTGGGACAAGCGGCAGGGCTTTTTCCTGAAAGCCATTGAGTTGCGCGACACGGCCAAGCGCGGTGACCCGCACTGGATGGCGATCCAGTTTATGAAAAGCCAGAAAATAGACACGGTCGCGGCCGCGCATCTACTCAAAACATTTTCTGATATGGAACCGGATGCCATCGAAATGATCACGACGCCGACACTGGTGCTATGTGGATCGGAAGATCGCGATAACGGTGATCCCGAGGCGCTGGCAAATCTATTACCGCATGGCCATCATGTCGCTGTGCCGGGCACACATATGAGCAGCGTAACAAAACCGGAAATGGCACAGGAGATGCTGCGGTTTCTAAGCGCGGATATCTAG
- a CDS encoding M2 family metallopeptidase codes for MKIAGKTAASIIALAAIALSAPAYAKDHEGGEMADKANPTVEDAKQFVEETEKKMFDFSVNAGRIYWINATYINEDTDALAAQVGAEGTTMSVQAAIDAAKYKDVQGLDAVTTRKLNKLRGGIVLPAPTTEGAATELNTIATKLNSAYGKGKGTLNGKEINGSDIEAAMGTNRNPDELSEMWESWHSNVGGPMKDDYARMVEIANEGAKELGFADVGAMWRSGYDMQADDFAKLTDKLWSQVKPLYDELHCYTRDKLNEKYGDAVQSKTGPIRADLLGNMWAQEWGNIYEIVAPEGAGDIGFDTTELLTSKGYDAIKMVKAGEQFFSSLGFDPLPDTFYTRSQFTKPADREVVCHASAWDIDNVDDIRIKMCIKVNGDDFVTIHHELGHNYYQRAYNKQSYLHLDGANDGFHEAIGDMIALSITPEYLVQVGLLDADKVPSADKDVGLLLRQAMDKVAFLPFGLLVDKWRWQVFSGDIKPAEYTQAWHDLKRQYQGITPPVDRPAEAFDPGAKYHIPGNTPYSRYFLARILQFQFYKAACDAAGWEGPLHRCSFYGNKEVGARLNAMLELGASKPWPDALEAFTGTREMDGSAMISYFEPLMDWLKEENKGKSCGW; via the coding sequence ATGAAAATCGCCGGGAAAACAGCTGCGTCGATTATCGCCCTTGCCGCCATTGCGCTCAGCGCGCCTGCGTACGCCAAGGATCACGAAGGCGGTGAAATGGCAGACAAAGCCAATCCGACCGTCGAAGATGCAAAGCAGTTCGTTGAAGAAACCGAAAAGAAGATGTTCGATTTTTCGGTCAATGCGGGCCGGATTTACTGGATCAATGCAACCTATATCAATGAGGATACTGATGCATTAGCAGCCCAGGTTGGCGCGGAAGGCACGACTATGTCGGTGCAGGCCGCGATCGATGCCGCAAAATATAAAGACGTTCAGGGCCTGGATGCCGTCACCACGCGCAAGCTTAACAAGCTGCGCGGCGGCATTGTCCTTCCCGCACCAACAACCGAAGGCGCAGCGACCGAACTCAATACCATTGCGACCAAGCTTAACTCCGCCTATGGCAAGGGCAAGGGCACGCTCAACGGCAAGGAAATTAACGGCTCTGATATCGAAGCCGCCATGGGCACAAATCGCAATCCAGACGAGCTGTCTGAAATGTGGGAAAGCTGGCACAGCAATGTCGGCGGACCGATGAAGGACGATTATGCCCGGATGGTCGAAATTGCCAATGAAGGCGCGAAAGAACTGGGCTTTGCAGATGTCGGCGCAATGTGGCGTTCTGGTTACGACATGCAGGCGGATGACTTCGCTAAGCTTACCGACAAGCTATGGTCGCAGGTAAAACCACTTTACGACGAATTGCATTGCTACACGCGCGACAAGCTCAACGAGAAATATGGTGATGCGGTACAGTCCAAGACCGGACCGATCCGAGCCGATCTGCTGGGCAATATGTGGGCGCAGGAATGGGGCAATATCTATGAAATTGTTGCTCCAGAAGGCGCGGGTGACATCGGTTTCGATACGACCGAATTGCTGACCTCCAAAGGCTATGATGCCATCAAGATGGTGAAAGCCGGAGAACAGTTTTTCTCCTCCCTTGGCTTTGATCCGCTGCCAGACACTTTCTACACACGGTCACAATTTACCAAGCCCGCAGACCGCGAGGTGGTCTGCCATGCCAGCGCCTGGGATATTGACAATGTAGACGATATCCGGATCAAAATGTGTATCAAGGTCAATGGCGATGATTTTGTCACCATCCACCACGAGCTTGGTCATAACTATTATCAGCGCGCCTATAATAAACAGAGCTATCTGCATCTCGACGGTGCCAATGACGGGTTTCATGAAGCCATTGGTGATATGATTGCGCTGTCCATCACGCCGGAATATCTGGTGCAGGTCGGCTTGCTTGATGCAGACAAAGTGCCCAGTGCCGATAAGGATGTTGGGCTGCTGCTGCGGCAGGCGATGGATAAAGTTGCCTTTCTGCCCTTTGGCTTGCTGGTCGACAAATGGCGCTGGCAGGTTTTCTCCGGCGATATAAAGCCGGCAGAATATACACAGGCGTGGCATGATCTGAAACGGCAGTATCAAGGTATCACGCCGCCGGTGGATCGGCCCGCTGAAGCATTTGACCCTGGTGCCAAATATCACATCCCGGGCAATACGCCTTATTCACGCTATTTCCTGGCGCGCATCCTGCAGTTTCAATTTTATAAAGCGGCCTGCGATGCCGCCGGTTGGGAAGGGCCGCTGCATCGTTGTTCTTTCTATGGCAACAAGGAAGTCGGCGCGCGCCTGAACGCGATGCTGGAACTCGGCGCGTCCAAACCTTGGCCGGATGCTCTGGAAGCCTTTACCGGCACGCGTGAAATGGATGGCTCCGCAATGATAAGCTATTTCGAACCGCTGATGGATTGGCTCAAGGAAGAGAATAAAGGCAAATCCTGCGGATGGTAG